In Paenibacillus sp. 1781tsa1, one DNA window encodes the following:
- a CDS encoding ABC-2 transporter permease encodes MMDNSIWKHVFTVIWLRFYGKYQWRDWARTWIGLLILIGFEFYLILHANLTGELLSARFIGLAVIASNGYMTLMMTGAQWKEQWMERFRELPVDGRTFWISWTVFCFIDYSLRRTIFFYLFPLFLFINGQVEWFQAGVWMATFAVFTWYGITAGSVMSTWGLQRQGLRCGLHGVIAVLMAAIVLWSSQWAIGACLLYIVWCWWHEFPLMLRHSVYRQGSKAKPEKNPLSVSFYKREWKRFLTSPMMLVNWMVFVAFVLFFTYQFLQSGFREAQILMIGSCFFLLLSSPIALLFSIEKKVRLLLLSLPLSRKRVFWSKYRFYIGLLMGGFLIILCFMSVVYSIRPGWKLTLECLLLLAVCGGIRLKADELRPNLSWVNEQKLWSGYGKYRSVVYCLPVLAVALLPSYWGLILVPLIGAVVYLTALRRKNGGFYDA; translated from the coding sequence ATGATGGATAATTCGATCTGGAAGCATGTATTCACTGTGATTTGGCTCCGCTTCTATGGCAAGTATCAGTGGAGGGATTGGGCGCGGACATGGATCGGTTTGCTTATACTGATCGGGTTCGAATTCTATCTGATCCTTCATGCGAATCTTACGGGTGAGCTGCTTAGCGCTAGATTTATAGGCTTGGCTGTCATTGCGAGCAATGGATACATGACATTGATGATGACGGGGGCACAGTGGAAGGAACAATGGATGGAGCGGTTTCGTGAGCTTCCTGTGGATGGTCGGACTTTTTGGATATCATGGACCGTTTTTTGTTTTATCGATTATTCACTACGAAGAACGATCTTTTTTTATCTGTTTCCATTGTTTCTGTTCATTAACGGACAAGTCGAATGGTTTCAAGCTGGGGTATGGATGGCTACCTTTGCTGTCTTCACCTGGTACGGTATCACTGCGGGCAGTGTCATGAGCACATGGGGGCTCCAGCGTCAGGGCTTGCGGTGTGGGTTGCATGGAGTGATCGCTGTTCTTATGGCTGCGATCGTATTATGGTCTTCACAATGGGCAATAGGAGCCTGCCTGCTATATATCGTCTGGTGTTGGTGGCATGAGTTTCCGCTTATGTTGCGTCATTCAGTGTATCGACAGGGTTCGAAGGCCAAACCGGAGAAGAATCCGTTATCCGTATCATTTTATAAACGCGAGTGGAAGCGCTTTTTGACCTCACCGATGATGCTTGTGAATTGGATGGTGTTTGTGGCTTTTGTTTTGTTCTTTACCTATCAATTTTTGCAATCGGGTTTTCGTGAGGCGCAGATCTTAATGATAGGTTCCTGCTTTTTTTTACTTTTGAGTTCACCCATTGCCTTATTATTTTCGATTGAAAAAAAAGTTCGTCTATTATTGTTGTCCCTGCCATTATCGCGAAAAAGAGTGTTTTGGAGTAAGTACCGATTTTATATTGGTTTGCTGATGGGCGGATTTCTGATCATTCTATGCTTTATGTCGGTTGTTTACTCAATTCGCCCTGGATGGAAGCTGACGCTGGAGTGTTTGTTACTTTTGGCTGTTTGTGGGGGCATTCGATTAAAGGCGGACGAACTTAGGCCCAATCTGTCATGGGTCAATGAGCAAAAGCTATGGAGCGGGTACGGAAAATATCGCTCTGTTGTCTATTGTCTCCCAGTTCTGGCTGTAGCTTTACTGCCCTCATATTGGGGCTTAATTCTCGTGCCATTGATCGGTGCGGTCGTTTACTTGACTGCATTACGCCGAAAAAACGGGGGGTTTTATGATGCGTAA
- a CDS encoding ATP-binding cassette domain-containing protein: MIVDLSKVSAWYTPGVPVLEEVDWVLKPGKIYGLLGMNGAGKTTLLHVLTGLHSRFSGDCFVGGCKLDSQSSADKLNFSKKQRYFAPDAPQLFEEMTAFQYMDFVTRIYKKAWNKAYFHELVHLFRFTEYVDRTIGELSLGNRQKTALITGFLVEPPLYILDEPLNGLDIESIDSLEQQMKVYTSNGGTVIFSSHLLEMVERFCDEAFILNAKRIQARIDLNEGEDLRGKLRQVIHDG; the protein is encoded by the coding sequence ATGATTGTGGATCTAAGCAAAGTAAGTGCCTGGTATACCCCGGGTGTTCCGGTATTGGAGGAAGTGGATTGGGTACTGAAGCCAGGCAAAATTTATGGTTTGCTTGGCATGAATGGTGCGGGTAAAACGACGCTGCTGCATGTACTGACAGGCCTTCACTCCCGTTTTAGTGGCGATTGTTTTGTTGGCGGTTGTAAACTGGATTCTCAATCCTCTGCCGATAAGCTGAATTTTTCTAAAAAGCAACGTTATTTTGCCCCGGATGCACCACAATTGTTTGAAGAGATGACGGCTTTTCAATACATGGATTTTGTTACTCGAATCTATAAAAAGGCTTGGAATAAAGCTTATTTTCACGAATTGGTTCACCTATTTCGTTTCACAGAATACGTTGATCGCACGATTGGTGAGCTATCTTTGGGGAATCGCCAAAAAACCGCCCTAATAACCGGATTTTTAGTGGAGCCACCTCTGTACATACTGGATGAACCCTTGAATGGTCTGGACATTGAATCCATTGATTCATTGGAGCAGCAGATGAAAGTTTACACGAGCAATGGAGGGACGGTGATTTTTTCCTCTCATTTATTAGAGATGGTAGAACGATTCTGTGATGAAGCTTTTATCCTCAATGCTAAACGAATTCAGGCCCGGATTGATCTGAACGAAGGGGAAGATCTGAGGGGCAAACTAAGGCAAGTGATTCATGATGGATAA
- a CDS encoding subtilosin A family bacteriocin has translation MEKAIIVANKGCAACSIGAACLIDGPLPDFEILGITGTFGLVG, from the coding sequence ATGGAAAAAGCAATTATTGTGGCAAACAAAGGTTGTGCAGCATGTTCGATCGGTGCAGCGTGTTTAATTGACGGTCCTTTGCCTGATTTTGAAATTTTGGGGATTACAGGAACATTTGGTCTGGTAGGTTAA
- a CDS encoding DinB family protein — MNGTLQIRDHLLTELETGVRTGASLIRLIRPEDWSYRPQENMRSLVELVHHFIQITASDLAIMQEQSEAEVGLVENSLSGNQDIEKLEATLWSNFESYKAYITGLGEEDYLNRSTKAFYMEHGHLQAQWQIETLTHVFHHRSQLYNYLKQQGHELNFFMLYA, encoded by the coding sequence ATGAATGGAACATTGCAGATTCGGGATCATTTGTTAACTGAACTGGAAACAGGAGTACGGACGGGGGCTTCGTTAATTCGCTTGATCCGTCCGGAGGATTGGTCGTATCGTCCACAGGAGAATATGCGTTCATTGGTGGAGCTTGTACATCATTTTATCCAGATCACCGCATCGGACCTTGCCATCATGCAAGAACAAAGTGAAGCTGAGGTTGGGCTAGTGGAGAACAGTCTGTCCGGGAACCAGGATATTGAGAAGCTGGAAGCAACATTGTGGAGTAATTTCGAATCCTACAAAGCCTATATCACGGGATTAGGTGAAGAAGATTATTTGAACCGCTCTACCAAAGCTTTCTATATGGAACACGGTCATTTGCAGGCGCAATGGCAGATTGAAACGTTGACACATGTGTTCCATCACCGTTCGCAGCTCTATAACTATCTCAAGCAGCAGGGTCATGAATTAAATTTCTTCATGCTGTATGCGTAG
- a CDS encoding radical SAM protein: MIYQYPHLSAKVRLHQLPTGGMIEVNHMNANADGNDLEYMDLNQTAYELCSQFCGIQTAEQVLESQCSKYGENKEDHRDWYEDMLQMLTGKQIVEWSDAPFRWDIITSGTNLFPTPLHATIEITHKCNLRCEHCYLEASPEAEGIMSLTSFKNLCNQLYERGVLTLEITGGEVFVHPEIREMLEYALGKFKKIGLLTNGTLLKNEILELLDKYKNKIIIGISLDSVHPKTHDQFRGRKGAFERTCKTIQLLAGRQLYVRVGMSIHPGNMWELKEMAFLVKELGAAAFSYNWVDDFGRGKHMMLEKNREEYRKFIDYEQELIEEFRGLIPVVPYERKATSNCGAGWRSVLIDPNGNIRPCALFPKEFSLGNIFKQTYEEIFDSKLVHTLWKVQSPRFSDACQKDCPSRGYCGGCYLKGIHSNAKQETSCHWITDNNLETVVVAMR; the protein is encoded by the coding sequence TTGATCTATCAATATCCGCATTTAAGTGCAAAGGTGAGATTACATCAGTTGCCCACAGGAGGCATGATTGAAGTCAATCACATGAATGCCAATGCTGACGGCAATGATCTGGAATATATGGATCTGAATCAGACTGCCTATGAGTTATGTTCACAATTTTGTGGAATTCAAACCGCAGAGCAGGTTCTCGAATCCCAATGCAGTAAATATGGTGAGAACAAGGAAGACCACAGAGACTGGTATGAAGATATGTTGCAAATGTTAACCGGGAAACAAATTGTCGAGTGGAGTGATGCACCTTTCCGGTGGGACATCATCACCAGTGGTACAAATCTCTTTCCGACTCCCCTTCATGCCACAATTGAGATTACCCACAAATGCAACCTGAGGTGTGAGCACTGTTATTTGGAGGCTTCACCAGAGGCAGAGGGAATCATGAGTCTGACTTCTTTCAAAAATTTATGTAATCAGTTGTATGAGCGAGGCGTACTCACGTTGGAGATTACTGGGGGAGAGGTGTTTGTGCATCCAGAAATACGTGAAATGCTTGAATACGCCCTAGGCAAATTTAAGAAGATCGGATTGCTGACGAATGGTACACTTCTCAAAAATGAGATTTTGGAATTATTGGATAAATATAAAAATAAGATTATAATTGGGATATCTTTGGATAGTGTCCATCCCAAAACACATGATCAGTTTAGAGGGCGTAAAGGTGCATTTGAACGAACATGCAAGACAATTCAACTTCTTGCGGGACGACAATTATATGTACGGGTAGGGATGTCCATCCATCCAGGGAACATGTGGGAGCTTAAAGAGATGGCTTTTCTGGTCAAGGAATTAGGTGCTGCTGCATTTTCGTATAACTGGGTGGATGATTTTGGTCGAGGCAAACATATGATGCTGGAGAAGAACAGGGAAGAGTACAGAAAGTTCATTGATTATGAACAGGAATTAATTGAGGAATTCCGTGGCTTGATTCCTGTGGTCCCCTATGAGAGAAAAGCGACGTCTAACTGCGGGGCAGGCTGGCGCTCCGTTCTGATTGATCCCAACGGGAATATCAGACCCTGCGCCCTGTTTCCAAAAGAGTTCTCCCTAGGGAACATATTTAAACAAACATATGAAGAAATTTTTGATTCGAAGCTTGTTCATACGCTGTGGAAAGTGCAATCTCCCCGATTTAGCGACGCCTGTCAAAAGGATTGCCCGTCCCGCGGATATTGTGGCGGTTGCTATCTGAAAGGAATCCATTCCAATGCCAAGCAAGAAACAAGCTGTCATTGGATTACGGATAACAACCTTGAAACAGTTGTAGTGGCAATGAGATAA
- a CDS encoding adenosine deaminase, which yields MIGSKISKTFFAGVLLSTSISLPAFAQDQVDLPSSLPVSQVDKSLIDLVESTTSNSVTFTDGSTLVQYDNYYIATDLNGEDELKITKVDDSKVKYENLQTGEVNYAIKKVRPVYEDLSYAPQALADDYVYKGKVENSTEIIYATASAVAGILASFIGGPVGGKIAGILVSIGGYYLSKDAPRAYWITKTYTKGVINGATGTLFIRKDHHYYRYHDYTGFINTVSTIQTCQPYGCGTVNEL from the coding sequence ATGATAGGATCAAAAATTTCTAAAACATTTTTTGCGGGAGTTCTGCTCTCTACATCTATCTCACTACCAGCCTTTGCTCAGGATCAGGTAGATTTACCATCTTCTTTGCCAGTGTCACAAGTGGATAAAAGCCTCATAGATTTAGTTGAAAGCACAACCAGTAATTCTGTAACTTTTACAGATGGTTCTACATTAGTTCAATATGACAATTACTATATTGCGACCGATCTAAATGGAGAAGATGAGTTAAAAATTACAAAAGTCGATGATAGCAAAGTAAAGTATGAAAACCTGCAAACCGGCGAAGTGAATTATGCAATCAAAAAAGTAAGACCCGTTTATGAAGATCTTAGTTACGCTCCACAGGCATTAGCAGATGATTATGTATATAAAGGCAAAGTAGAAAATTCAACTGAGATAATATATGCCACAGCCTCTGCAGTAGCAGGTATACTTGCTTCCTTTATAGGCGGACCTGTAGGTGGTAAAATAGCAGGCATACTTGTAAGCATTGGCGGTTATTATCTTTCTAAAGATGCACCAAGAGCCTATTGGATAACAAAAACATACACTAAAGGTGTTATTAATGGTGCCACTGGGACTTTATTCATTAGGAAAGACCATCACTATTATAGATATCATGATTATACTGGATTTATTAATACTGTTTCGACAATTCAAACTTGCCAACCTTATGGCTGTGGTACAGTCAATGAATTGTGA
- a CDS encoding GNAT family N-acetyltransferase yields the protein MMNRTILFETERLECATWNEGDRALAFALWGDHEVAKWISSKGFLSEDEVEARLTQEIQRQKEAGVQYWPFFEKESEVFVGCCGLRPYSPEEDIYELGFHLTRDHWGKGYAQEAARAVIDYAFGEMNVNALFAGHHPDNEVSRHILVKLGFEYTGDERYEPTGKMHPSYALQSP from the coding sequence ATGATGAACAGAACAATCTTATTTGAAACGGAACGACTGGAATGTGCGACTTGGAACGAAGGCGATCGTGCACTGGCGTTTGCGCTGTGGGGTGATCATGAAGTTGCCAAGTGGATTAGTAGCAAGGGATTTCTGAGCGAGGATGAAGTAGAAGCGCGATTAACACAGGAAATTCAAAGGCAGAAGGAAGCGGGGGTGCAATATTGGCCTTTCTTTGAGAAAGAGTCGGAGGTATTTGTTGGTTGCTGTGGCCTGCGTCCATATTCTCCAGAAGAGGATATCTATGAACTGGGATTTCATCTAACCCGGGATCACTGGGGTAAAGGGTATGCCCAGGAAGCAGCGCGGGCGGTAATTGATTATGCCTTTGGCGAAATGAACGTGAATGCACTCTTTGCCGGGCATCATCCGGATAATGAAGTATCCCGTCACATCTTGGTCAAGCTGGGATTCGAGTACACAGGTGATGAACGCTATGAACCGACAGGAAAGATGCATCCATCGTATGCGCTGCAAAGTCCTTGA
- a CDS encoding antibiotic biosynthesis protein AlbB, translating into MKPEQKKMVMLLVALVFIAGGVVYTVKGDYWFGILFVLIGLLFGMRGFRGKKG; encoded by the coding sequence ATGAAACCGGAACAGAAAAAAATGGTGATGCTCTTAGTTGCTCTTGTTTTTATCGCTGGAGGAGTGGTGTATACCGTAAAAGGTGACTATTGGTTCGGCATTCTTTTTGTTTTAATAGGGTTGCTTTTTGGGATGCGTGGGTTTAGGGGCAAAAAAGGATGA
- a CDS encoding helix-turn-helix domain-containing protein encodes MDHSLHPLFKPIQMNGTYSNSYYVEKIPAPGLKAYVACYWESGSLPYTHEQGVMGEDQEPSVMTVPARVLPDGCTDMLITYDPVCSVHTYAYCGNYTQPFIVPEQSDDGPPAGDYTFGVRFFPGGAHVFHGMRLEWFTDKRIALQECWPEGLNELQERMAGTNRFAERVEVMNAYLNPLSVQTTTSENDLMKNVLHRIFIDGGRMSVQELAMREVISERQLHRKFSEWVGISPKRFSEVVRFHRVLSDIHQGNTADWAMLAQNHGFFDQAHLIRQFRKFYGETPLTAAREHGRMLSDLYNRSVEPSVIL; translated from the coding sequence GTGGATCACAGCTTGCACCCGTTGTTTAAGCCGATTCAGATGAATGGAACGTATTCGAACAGTTATTACGTTGAGAAAATACCCGCTCCCGGCTTAAAGGCTTATGTAGCCTGTTATTGGGAATCAGGATCTCTTCCATACACACATGAGCAGGGGGTTATGGGAGAAGATCAAGAGCCATCAGTGATGACTGTACCTGCCCGGGTATTGCCGGATGGTTGTACGGATATGCTGATTACATATGACCCGGTCTGTTCCGTGCATACCTATGCTTACTGTGGCAATTATACACAGCCGTTCATTGTACCTGAGCAATCCGATGATGGTCCTCCTGCTGGAGACTACACCTTTGGTGTTCGGTTCTTTCCGGGTGGAGCGCATGTCTTCCATGGCATGCGTCTGGAATGGTTTACGGATAAGCGAATTGCCCTTCAGGAATGTTGGCCGGAGGGGCTGAACGAGCTTCAGGAGCGGATGGCTGGAACGAATCGTTTTGCAGAACGGGTAGAGGTAATGAACGCATATTTGAATCCGTTGTCCGTGCAGACAACCACATCTGAGAACGATTTGATGAAAAACGTGCTGCACCGCATTTTTATCGATGGGGGACGTATGAGTGTCCAGGAGTTGGCAATGCGTGAAGTGATCAGTGAGCGGCAGTTGCATCGCAAGTTCTCGGAATGGGTCGGAATCAGCCCCAAGCGATTCAGTGAGGTGGTTCGTTTTCATCGTGTACTGAGCGATATTCATCAGGGGAACACGGCAGACTGGGCCATGCTTGCCCAGAATCATGGTTTTTTTGACCAAGCCCATCTGATTCGGCAATTTCGCAAGTTTTATGGAGAGACTCCGTTGACGGCAGCCAGAGAGCACGGCAGGATGTTGTCCGATTTGTACAATAGATCTGTAGAGCCTTCAGTTATACTCTAA